The following are encoded in a window of Rhizobium sp. WYJ-E13 genomic DNA:
- a CDS encoding zinc-finger domain-containing protein, producing the protein MAGHSIPHFQNDGGHRVIEVGVKEFMCTGASAPFDHPHIFIDMGDDNEKVCSYCSTLYRYNASLKSNQTNPPGCVFHVKAA; encoded by the coding sequence ATGGCCGGCCACAGCATTCCCCACTTCCAGAACGACGGCGGTCACCGCGTTATCGAAGTCGGCGTCAAGGAATTCATGTGCACTGGTGCCTCCGCTCCCTTCGACCATCCGCATATCTTCATCGATATGGGCGACGACAACGAGAAGGTCTGCTCCTACTGCTCGACCCTCTATCGCTACAATGCTTCGTTGAAGTCCAACCAGACCAACCCGCCCGGCTGCGTCTTCCACGTGAAGGCAGCGTAA
- a CDS encoding cystathionine beta-lyase, whose translation MKDLDSLLPGAGINTRLSHIGYDPSDYHGFVNPPVVRASTVLFPDAKSMETRNKKYTYGTRGTPTTDALAEAINALEGSAGTVLVPSGLAAVTVAILAYVAAGDHVLVVDSVYGPTRHFCDTILKRIGVGVDYFDPAIGAAIETLFKPNTTVVLTEAPGSNTFEMQDIPAIAAVAHKHGAVVLMDNTWATPLYFRPLDFGVDVSIHASTKYPSGHSDILMGTISANAEHWPRLIETHGTLGLCGAPDDSYQILRGLRTMGIRLERHYESALAIATWLESREEVARVLHPALPSFPSHHIWKRDFKGASGIFSFVLKASDPQKVKPKAHAFLDALTYFGLGYSWGGYESLAVLVNLSDRKIAKAPAEGPVIRLQIGLEDIGDLKADIERGFAAANAI comes from the coding sequence ATGAAAGATCTAGACAGTCTCCTGCCGGGTGCCGGCATCAATACCCGTCTTTCCCATATCGGCTATGATCCCAGCGATTATCACGGCTTCGTTAACCCGCCGGTGGTGCGCGCGTCTACGGTGCTCTTTCCCGATGCCAAGTCCATGGAAACGCGCAACAAGAAATACACTTACGGGACCCGCGGCACGCCGACGACCGACGCTCTGGCCGAAGCGATCAATGCGCTCGAAGGCTCGGCCGGCACTGTGCTGGTGCCGTCCGGCCTCGCTGCCGTCACGGTCGCGATCCTCGCCTATGTCGCGGCGGGCGATCACGTTCTGGTCGTCGATTCCGTCTACGGTCCGACGCGCCATTTCTGTGACACGATCCTGAAACGCATAGGGGTCGGGGTCGACTATTTCGATCCGGCGATCGGCGCGGCCATCGAAACGCTCTTCAAGCCGAACACCACGGTCGTGCTGACCGAAGCTCCTGGCTCCAATACTTTTGAGATGCAGGATATCCCGGCAATCGCAGCGGTGGCACACAAGCACGGTGCCGTCGTGCTGATGGACAATACCTGGGCCACACCTCTTTATTTCCGGCCGTTGGATTTCGGCGTCGACGTGTCCATCCATGCCTCGACCAAATATCCATCGGGACATTCCGACATTCTGATGGGAACCATTTCCGCCAATGCGGAGCACTGGCCGAGACTGATCGAGACGCATGGCACGCTTGGCCTTTGCGGTGCGCCTGACGATTCCTACCAGATCCTGCGTGGCCTGCGCACGATGGGCATCCGGCTGGAGCGCCACTATGAAAGCGCATTGGCGATCGCCACATGGCTCGAAAGCCGGGAAGAGGTTGCTCGCGTCCTGCATCCAGCCCTGCCGAGCTTCCCGTCGCACCATATCTGGAAGCGTGACTTCAAGGGTGCCAGCGGCATCTTCTCCTTCGTGTTGAAGGCCAGCGATCCGCAGAAGGTCAAGCCGAAGGCGCATGCCTTCCTCGATGCTCTCACTTATTTCGGGCTCGGCTATTCCTGGGGCGGTTATGAAAGCCTGGCTGTGCTGGTCAATCTTTCCGATCGCAAGATCGCCAAGGCGCCGGCTGAAGGTCCGGTCATTCGCCTACAGATCGGCCTCGAAGATATCGGTGACCTCAAGGCCGATATCGAACGCGGTTTTGCTGCGGCAAACGCCATATGA
- a CDS encoding FAD-dependent monooxygenase codes for MPVEHAAIIGAGIAGLTAALALARRGISSDIFEQASELAEVGAGLQISPNASRVLAELGVLDGLANLWLEPQSIRLISGSSLRELAAVPAGSFARHRWGAPYGVLHRKTLQKALLDAVIANPLCTLHLGTRFESDLPQGRRSADVIIGADGVWSKLRQAIPGAPAPQFSGNIAFRFTIAQAEAPGFLDRASVSALLGSSAHMVCYPLKETGGFNMVAITAGNIAPQAWQGAPTQAQQELLQSRFRRWHPVIAGLLRGRSDITFWPLFEATPGKWQDGNKTVLIGDAAHAMMPFAAQGAAMAIEDAFELAAFLATRPVSEAISLFERHRTPRIAKLRQRGAFNRFAYHASGPIRLGRDIVLSLKPPQSLAADLDWIYGYCPID; via the coding sequence ATGCCGGTCGAACATGCCGCCATCATCGGCGCCGGAATTGCGGGCCTGACAGCCGCACTGGCGCTCGCAAGGCGTGGCATCAGCTCCGATATTTTCGAACAGGCGTCCGAGCTTGCAGAGGTAGGTGCCGGCCTGCAGATCTCTCCCAATGCATCGCGCGTGCTTGCCGAACTCGGTGTGCTCGACGGGCTGGCCAACCTCTGGCTCGAGCCGCAATCCATCCGGCTGATCTCGGGCAGTTCGCTGCGCGAGCTCGCTGCCGTTCCTGCCGGGAGTTTCGCCAGGCATCGCTGGGGAGCGCCCTATGGTGTCCTGCATCGCAAGACGCTTCAAAAGGCTCTTCTGGATGCGGTGATCGCCAATCCGCTTTGCACGCTTCATCTCGGAACGCGTTTCGAATCGGATCTCCCGCAGGGCCGACGTTCGGCCGACGTCATCATCGGCGCCGACGGCGTCTGGTCCAAACTGCGGCAGGCAATACCGGGCGCCCCTGCCCCGCAATTCTCCGGAAATATTGCCTTCCGTTTTACCATCGCACAAGCCGAGGCGCCGGGCTTTCTCGACCGCGCCAGCGTCTCGGCCCTGCTCGGCTCCTCGGCGCATATGGTCTGCTATCCGCTGAAGGAGACCGGCGGCTTCAACATGGTGGCGATCACCGCCGGCAATATTGCGCCTCAGGCTTGGCAGGGCGCGCCGACACAGGCCCAGCAGGAGCTTCTGCAGTCGCGCTTCCGTCGCTGGCATCCTGTTATTGCCGGCCTGCTTCGCGGGCGCAGCGACATCACCTTCTGGCCGCTCTTCGAAGCGACGCCGGGCAAGTGGCAGGATGGAAACAAGACCGTGCTGATCGGCGATGCAGCACATGCGATGATGCCTTTTGCGGCGCAGGGCGCGGCAATGGCGATCGAGGATGCCTTCGAGCTTGCGGCCTTTCTCGCCACCCGTCCGGTTTCCGAAGCCATCTCGCTTTTCGAGCGGCATCGCACGCCGCGCATCGCCAAGCTTCGCCAGCGCGGTGCCTTCAACCGCTTCGCCTATCATGCAAGCGGACCGATCCGCCTCGGCCGCGACATCGTGCTGTCGCTGAAACCGCCGCAAAGCCTCGCGGCGGATCTTGACTGGATTTACGGCTACTGCCCCATCGACTGA
- a CDS encoding amino acid ABC transporter substrate-binding protein, with protein sequence MKYKLLSAAVGAAVFALGASAASATTLGDVKAKGFVQCGVNTGLAGFAAPDASGNWSGFDVDFCRAVSAAIFGDPNKVKFTPLSAANRFPALQSGEVDVLARNTTWTINRDTALGLNFRFVNYYDGQGFMVRKSLNVKSALELSGASVCVQSGTTTELNLADYFKANNLQYNPVVFEKLDEVNAAYDSGRCDVYTTDQSGLYSLRLTLKNPDEHMILPEIISKEPLGPAVRQGDDQWLDIVSWVGYAMVNAEEFGITQANVDEMKNSPNPDIKRFLGVEADTKIGTDLGLTNDWAYNIVKTVGNYGEVFEKNIGQGSQLKIARGLNALWNKGGIQYAPPVR encoded by the coding sequence ATGAAGTACAAGCTCCTGTCCGCAGCTGTCGGCGCAGCAGTTTTCGCTCTTGGCGCTTCGGCCGCTTCGGCCACAACTCTCGGAGACGTAAAGGCAAAAGGTTTTGTCCAGTGCGGCGTCAACACCGGTCTTGCCGGCTTTGCTGCCCCTGACGCTTCCGGCAACTGGTCGGGCTTCGACGTCGATTTTTGCCGTGCGGTTTCCGCTGCGATCTTCGGCGATCCCAACAAGGTGAAGTTCACCCCTCTCAGCGCCGCCAACCGTTTCCCTGCCCTGCAGTCCGGTGAAGTCGACGTGCTCGCCCGCAATACGACCTGGACGATCAACCGTGATACGGCTCTCGGCCTGAACTTCCGCTTCGTAAACTACTATGACGGCCAGGGCTTCATGGTTCGCAAGAGCCTCAACGTGAAGTCGGCTCTGGAACTCTCCGGCGCATCCGTCTGCGTTCAGTCGGGCACCACGACCGAACTCAACCTCGCCGACTATTTCAAGGCCAACAATCTCCAGTACAATCCAGTGGTCTTCGAGAAGCTCGACGAAGTCAACGCCGCCTATGACTCCGGCCGTTGCGACGTCTACACGACCGACCAGTCCGGCCTCTACTCGCTGCGTCTGACGCTGAAGAATCCCGACGAACACATGATCCTGCCGGAAATCATATCCAAGGAGCCGCTCGGTCCAGCCGTCCGCCAGGGTGACGACCAGTGGCTCGATATCGTCAGCTGGGTCGGCTATGCGATGGTCAATGCCGAAGAATTCGGCATCACGCAGGCCAATGTCGACGAGATGAAGAACTCGCCGAACCCGGATATCAAGCGCTTCCTCGGCGTGGAAGCCGACACCAAGATCGGTACCGACCTCGGCCTGACCAACGACTGGGCCTACAACATCGTCAAGACCGTCGGCAACTACGGTGAAGTCTTCGAAAAGAACATCGGCCAAGGCAGCCAGCTGAAGATCGCACGCGGCCTTAACGCTCTCTGGAACAAGGGCGGCATTCAGTACGCTCCGCCGGTTCGCTAA
- a CDS encoding amino acid ABC transporter permease — MTHQVADSSSLTRSGWSFQSALYDPTIRGIFFQALTIILLVALVWSIAHNTAVNLARANIASGFGFLNGRAGFEVGQSLIQYSSDSTYGRALLVGLLNTLLIAVTGIITSTIIGFVIGIGRLSRNWLIAKLCTVYVEVFRNIPPLLVIFFWYSGVLAILPNARDSLHLPLGSYLNNRGLAFPKPIFGDGFWLVGVAFAVAIIATVITARWAHCRQAATGQPFHTIWVSIGLIVGLPLVAFLLAGAPLSFDFPVAGKFNLTGGSVVGPEFMSLFLALSFYTAAFIAEIVRSGIRGVPKGQTEAAAALGLHPSAITRLVVIPQAFRIIIPPLSSQYLNLTKNSSLAIAIGFADLVAVGSTTLNQTGQSVEVILIWMVIYLAISIVTSLLMNWFNAKMALVER, encoded by the coding sequence ATGACGCATCAGGTTGCGGATTCATCCTCTTTGACCAGGAGCGGCTGGAGCTTCCAGTCTGCCCTCTATGACCCGACAATTCGGGGCATCTTCTTCCAAGCTCTTACCATTATATTGCTGGTCGCGTTGGTCTGGTCGATTGCTCACAATACAGCAGTCAACCTTGCACGCGCCAACATCGCATCGGGTTTCGGCTTTCTGAACGGCCGCGCTGGTTTCGAAGTCGGCCAGTCGCTGATCCAATATTCGAGTGATTCGACCTACGGCCGTGCACTTCTCGTCGGCCTTCTGAACACGCTGCTGATCGCCGTCACCGGCATCATCACTTCAACAATAATCGGCTTCGTCATCGGCATCGGCCGCCTGTCGCGGAACTGGCTGATTGCCAAGCTCTGCACGGTCTATGTGGAAGTCTTCCGTAACATTCCGCCGTTGCTCGTGATCTTCTTCTGGTATTCTGGCGTTCTGGCCATTCTGCCCAATGCCCGTGATTCTTTGCATCTCCCCCTCGGATCATATCTGAACAATCGCGGCCTCGCCTTCCCCAAGCCGATCTTCGGCGACGGTTTCTGGCTGGTCGGCGTTGCCTTCGCTGTCGCGATCATTGCCACTGTTATCACCGCACGGTGGGCGCATTGCCGTCAGGCAGCGACAGGTCAGCCGTTCCACACGATCTGGGTTTCGATCGGCCTCATCGTAGGGCTGCCGCTCGTTGCCTTCCTGCTCGCAGGCGCACCGCTGTCTTTTGATTTCCCGGTCGCCGGCAAGTTTAATCTGACCGGCGGTTCCGTGGTCGGCCCGGAATTCATGTCGCTTTTCCTGGCGCTTTCCTTCTATACGGCCGCCTTCATAGCCGAGATCGTGCGCTCAGGTATCCGCGGCGTGCCCAAAGGACAGACGGAGGCGGCAGCTGCACTCGGCCTGCATCCTTCGGCAATTACCCGACTGGTCGTCATTCCGCAGGCGTTTCGCATCATCATTCCGCCGCTAAGCAGTCAGTATCTGAACCTCACCAAGAACTCGTCACTGGCAATCGCTATCGGTTTTGCCGATCTCGTCGCCGTCGGCAGCACGACGCTGAATCAGACCGGTCAGTCGGTAGAGGTTATTCTCATCTGGATGGTCATCTATCTCGCCATCAGCATCGTGACCTCGCTGCTGATGAACTGGTTCAATGCCAAGATGGCCCTGGTGGAGAGGTAA